The sequence below is a genomic window from Flavobacterium sediminilitoris.
ACAACACCATTAGGTTTATTAACAGCATTACTTTCAACAGTAATTGTTTTACTAATTGGCCCAGGGTTCATATTATATTTAACAGTAATTTTATCCGATTTTCCAGGTAAAATTGCTTCAGAAGGTTTCGTTGGTATTGTACAACCACAAGTAGAAGTAACATTTTTAATAACTAATGGAGCATTTCCTGTATTTGTGAATTCAAAAACACGTATACCATCATCAACACCTTTCACAACTTCACCATAATTTATTGTTTCTTCTTTAAACTCAATTTTAGGGCCATCTTGAGCAAAAGAATTAACGTTAAATAAAACTACAACTAGTAAGATAAGTAAATTTTTCATCATATTTTAGATTAAGTGTTTATGTAAAAATATATGTTTTAATAAGAAAGAACAAATAAATTAACTTTTTTTATTTTAGCATATATCGTTACTTTTGCAAAATAGTAAAATCAAAAATAGTACCAAACTTTTATGAAAGCGAAAAGATTGGTTATACTTGCTATCCATTTTCCTGCTGTTCGTTTTAGTTTCTGAAACAAGTTCAGAAAGCTACCACTTCCATCAGGGCTATATAGTAAACCATATGTGTTTTTGTAAATAAATAAGAACAAAATAATGGGTAAAATATATATATTTACCTATTAAAATATATAATAACTAAAATTAGATGATACCAGCACAGTTTAACCCAAAAGACGTAGAAAAAAAATGGTACGATTACTGGATGAAAAATAAATATTTTCATTCCACTCCAGACAACCGTACACCTTATACAATAGTAATTCCACCACCTAATGTAACAGGCGTCTTGCACATGGGACACATGCTGAATAATACTATTCAAGATGTTTTAATTCGTCGTGCTCGTTTAAAAGGATTCAATGCTTGTTGGGTACCTGGAACCGACCACGCTTCTATTGCTACAGAAGCCAAAGTAGTAGCAAAATTAAAATCGGAAGGAATTAATAAATCCGATTTAACACGTGAAGAGTTTTTAAAGCACGCTTACGACTGGACCGATAAATACGGTGGTACTATCTTGGAACAATTGAAACAATTAGGTTGTTCTTGCGATTGGGACAGAACCAAGTTTACGATGGATGAAGATATGTCGGCATCTGTTATTAAGTCGTTTGTTGATTTGTACAATAAAGGTATGATTTACCGCGGTTTCCGTATGGTTAACTGGGACCCAGAAGCAAAAACTACTTTGTCGGATGAAGAAGTAATTCACGAAGAACGTCAAGGTAAATTGTATTTTATCAATTATAAAATCGAAGGTAGTAACGATACCTTAACTATTGCAACAACACGTCCAGAAACTATTTTTGGAGATACTGCGGTTTGTATCAACCCAAATGATGAGCGTTTTACGCATTTGAAAGGCAAAAAAGCTATTGTACCTATCTGTAACCGCGTTATTCCAATTATTGAAGATGAGTATGTAGATGTTGAATTTGGAACAGGTTGTTTAAAAGTAACACCAGCACATGATGTTAATGATAAAGAATTAGGTGACAAGCACAATTTAGAGATTATCGATATCTTCAACGAAGATGCTACATTAAACACTTTCGGATTGCAATTTGCAGGAAAAGATCGTTTTGTTGCACGTGAGGAAGTTGCGAAAGAGTTAGAAGCTAATGGAGCTTTGGTGAAAACTGAAGTCCATATGAATAAAGTAGGAACTTCTGAACGCACAAAAGCAGTTATTGAGCCACGTTTGTCAGATCAATGGTTCCTTAAAATGGAAGAGTTAGTAAAACCAGCTATAAAAGCAGTTTTAGAGACAGAAGAAGTAAAATTATATCCAAGTAAATTCAACAATACGTACCGTCACTGGATGGAAAATATTCGCGATTGGAACATTTCGCGACAATTATGGTGGGGACAACAAATTCCTGCGTATTACTATGGTGAAGGTAAGGAAGATTTCGTAGTTGCAGAAAACCCAACAGCTGCTTTAGCTTTGGCACAAACTAAAACCGGAAATCATAACTTAACAGCTGCAGATTTAACACAAGATGCAGATGCATTGGATACTTGGTTCTCGTCATGGTTATGGCCTATGGCAGTTTTTGGAGGCGTTTTAGATCCAGAAAATGAAGATTTTAAATATTATTATCCAACAAACGATTTGGTAACAGGTCCGGATATTTTATTTTTCTGGGTTGCACGTATGATTATTGCAGGTTATGAGTATACGGGTAAAAAACCTTTTAATAATGTATATTTAACGGGATTGGTTCGTGATAAACAACGACGTAAGATGTCAAAATCGTTAGGAAATTCTCCAGATCCACTAGATTTAATTGAGAAGTTTGGTGCCGATGGTGTTCGTGTAGGTTTACTATTGAGTGCCTCTGCAGGAAATGATATCATGTTTGACGAAGAGTTGTGTAACAATGGTAAAGCTTTTGCCAATAAAATTTGGAATGCTTTCCGTTTGATTAAAGGATGGGAAGTAGTAGCAGATATAGCACAGCCAGAAGCTTCAAAAATAGCGATTGATTGGTATGAAGCGAAGTTGCAACAAACTTTAGCTGAAATTGAGGATAATTTTGAAAAATACCGTTTATCAGACGCTTTAATGGCAATTTACAAATTGGTATGGGACGATTTCTGTTCGTGGTTATTAGAGATTATTAAGCCAGGTTACCAACAGCCAATTGACCGTGCTACATTTGACAAAGCAATCGAATTGTTGGAAGCAAACTTGAAATTGTTACATCCGTTTATGCCATTCTTAACGGAAGAAATTTGGCAATATATTGCAGATAGAACTCCAGAGCAAGCTTTAATTGTTTCGGAATGGCCAACAATGAAGGATACTAATGCTGATTTAATTCCAGCGTTTGATTTTGCATCAGAAGTAATTTCAGGTATTCGTACCATTCGTAAAGAAAAGAACATTTCGTTTAAAGATACTATCGACTTGAAAGTAATCAACAATGAAAAAGTAGCTACTACTTTTGATGCGGTTATTTTGAAATTGGGTAATGTAGAAAGTTTAGAATATGTAACGGAAGCTGTTGACGGGTCGTTGACGTTCCGTGTGAAATCAAATGAGTATTTTATTCCAATTTCAGGTAATATTGATGTAGAAGCAGAAGTTGCGAAGCTTGAGGAAGAATTAAAATATATTCAAGGTTTCTTGCGTTCGGTACAAGGAAAGTTGAGCAATGAGAAATTTGTGAATGGTGCACCAGAACAAGTAATTGCTAACGAACGTAAAAAAGAGGCTGATGCTTTAGCAAAGATTGCTACTATTGAACAAAGTTTGTTGAGTTTAAAATAACATTTTTTATATAGTTAAATAAGCCAGATTTGTTA
It includes:
- a CDS encoding DUF1573 domain-containing protein, with translation MKNLLILLVVVLFNVNSFAQDGPKIEFKEETINYGEVVKGVDDGIRVFEFTNTGNAPLVIKNVTSTCGCTIPTKPSEAILPGKSDKITVKYNMNPGPISKTITVESNAVNKPNGVVPLRIKGTVIVVKDKK
- a CDS encoding valine--tRNA ligase; this encodes MIPAQFNPKDVEKKWYDYWMKNKYFHSTPDNRTPYTIVIPPPNVTGVLHMGHMLNNTIQDVLIRRARLKGFNACWVPGTDHASIATEAKVVAKLKSEGINKSDLTREEFLKHAYDWTDKYGGTILEQLKQLGCSCDWDRTKFTMDEDMSASVIKSFVDLYNKGMIYRGFRMVNWDPEAKTTLSDEEVIHEERQGKLYFINYKIEGSNDTLTIATTRPETIFGDTAVCINPNDERFTHLKGKKAIVPICNRVIPIIEDEYVDVEFGTGCLKVTPAHDVNDKELGDKHNLEIIDIFNEDATLNTFGLQFAGKDRFVAREEVAKELEANGALVKTEVHMNKVGTSERTKAVIEPRLSDQWFLKMEELVKPAIKAVLETEEVKLYPSKFNNTYRHWMENIRDWNISRQLWWGQQIPAYYYGEGKEDFVVAENPTAALALAQTKTGNHNLTAADLTQDADALDTWFSSWLWPMAVFGGVLDPENEDFKYYYPTNDLVTGPDILFFWVARMIIAGYEYTGKKPFNNVYLTGLVRDKQRRKMSKSLGNSPDPLDLIEKFGADGVRVGLLLSASAGNDIMFDEELCNNGKAFANKIWNAFRLIKGWEVVADIAQPEASKIAIDWYEAKLQQTLAEIEDNFEKYRLSDALMAIYKLVWDDFCSWLLEIIKPGYQQPIDRATFDKAIELLEANLKLLHPFMPFLTEEIWQYIADRTPEQALIVSEWPTMKDTNADLIPAFDFASEVISGIRTIRKEKNISFKDTIDLKVINNEKVATTFDAVILKLGNVESLEYVTEAVDGSLTFRVKSNEYFIPISGNIDVEAEVAKLEEELKYIQGFLRSVQGKLSNEKFVNGAPEQVIANERKKEADALAKIATIEQSLLSLK